The following are encoded together in the Opitutus sp. ER46 genome:
- a CDS encoding 2-dehydropantoate 2-reductase: MPLAFPSIAVVGSGALGTYYGTRLGRAGANVRFLLRSDLPAVRARGSMVIHEKDGTLELRPAAVFGTTAEIGPVDLVLVTLKSTANTHLAELLPPLLGASTTILTLQNGLGSDEYLASLFGRERVVGGLAFIASTRTGPGEVTCYHPGSITLGELDRPAAARTHALAAQFTAAGVTMQVVDNLLEARWRKLVWNIPFNGLAVANNVTTDVLCADPAFAAEVRALMHEVQRAGTALGYSIPDAFLRQQFDVTPPMGAYQPSSLVDFRAGREVEVEAIWGEPLRRAEAATLPMPRLAALYSRLRSLPR; encoded by the coding sequence ATGCCACTCGCCTTTCCTTCCATCGCCGTCGTCGGTTCCGGGGCACTGGGTACCTACTATGGTACCCGGCTCGGCCGCGCCGGCGCCAACGTGCGCTTCCTCCTGCGTTCCGACCTCCCGGCGGTGCGCGCGCGCGGCAGCATGGTGATCCATGAGAAGGACGGCACCCTCGAACTGCGTCCGGCCGCTGTCTTCGGTACCACCGCCGAAATCGGGCCCGTCGACCTTGTCCTCGTCACACTCAAGTCGACCGCCAACACCCACCTCGCCGAACTGCTCCCGCCGCTCCTGGGCGCATCGACCACGATCCTTACCCTCCAGAACGGACTCGGCTCCGACGAGTACCTCGCCTCGCTCTTCGGGCGCGAGCGCGTCGTCGGCGGTCTCGCCTTCATTGCCTCCACTCGCACTGGCCCCGGCGAGGTCACGTGCTATCACCCCGGCTCCATCACCCTGGGCGAACTCGACCGACCCGCCGCCGCGCGCACCCACGCGCTCGCCGCCCAGTTCACCGCCGCCGGGGTCACGATGCAGGTCGTCGACAACCTCCTCGAGGCCCGCTGGCGGAAACTCGTCTGGAACATCCCGTTCAACGGCCTCGCCGTCGCCAACAACGTCACGACCGACGTCCTCTGCGCCGATCCCGCCTTCGCCGCCGAGGTGCGCGCCCTCATGCACGAGGTCCAGCGGGCCGGCACCGCGCTCGGCTACTCCATTCCCGACGCTTTTCTCCGGCAGCAGTTCGACGTCACCCCGCCCATGGGCGCCTACCAGCCCTCCAGCCTCGTCGACTTTCGCGCCGGCCGCGAAGTCGAGGTCGAGGCCATCTGGGGCGAACCCCTCCGCCGCGCCGAAGCCGCCACCCTCCCCATGCCGAGACTCGCCGCCCTCTACTCCCGCCTCCGCTCCCTCCCCCGGTAG
- a CDS encoding acetate/propionate family kinase: MGKVLVANIGSTSFKFRLFDMPGEQLLAKGGAERIGASESPWKLEITGRAPVSGTTRFADYGAAIAHFESALKEGVIGSFRDLAAVGFKPVMAQGISGTQVLDDRVLAAMEALYTLFPAHNPPYVNAVRSFRQLYPELPCIGTFETAFYDRLPVESTRFPVPLDWQNRLGIRRYGFHGASHRYVTERLAEIKGRADLRLISCHLGGSSSICAVRHGYAVDSSWGMTPQSGLPQSNRVGDFDVFAALYLAKDLGLGLGEVEKQLSSNAGLKGMSGLPTGDVRDLVEAAAQGNENARTALAVFTNAIRGYIGRFLVTLNGADAIIFTAGIGENRTELRESVCANLDFCGLKLDAKLNAATHATETRISTPDSKIEVWVVPTNEEIVIARNAWAKLHGKL, from the coding sequence ATGGGTAAGGTTCTCGTCGCCAATATCGGCAGCACGTCGTTCAAGTTCCGCTTGTTCGACATGCCGGGTGAGCAGCTGCTGGCCAAAGGCGGCGCCGAACGGATCGGCGCCAGCGAGAGTCCGTGGAAACTCGAGATCACCGGCCGCGCGCCGGTCAGCGGAACCACGCGTTTCGCCGACTACGGCGCGGCCATCGCCCATTTTGAATCCGCCCTGAAGGAGGGCGTCATCGGCAGCTTCCGCGACCTCGCCGCCGTCGGCTTCAAGCCCGTTATGGCGCAGGGTATCTCCGGCACCCAGGTCCTCGACGACCGGGTCCTCGCCGCGATGGAAGCGCTCTACACGCTCTTCCCCGCCCACAACCCTCCGTACGTCAACGCGGTCCGCTCCTTCCGCCAGCTCTACCCGGAGCTGCCCTGTATCGGAACGTTCGAGACCGCCTTCTACGACCGCCTGCCTGTCGAGAGCACCCGGTTCCCCGTGCCGCTGGACTGGCAAAACCGGCTCGGCATCCGCCGCTACGGCTTCCACGGCGCCAGCCACCGCTACGTCACCGAGCGTCTCGCCGAGATCAAGGGCCGCGCCGACCTGCGCCTGATTTCCTGCCACCTCGGCGGCAGCTCCTCCATTTGCGCCGTGCGCCACGGCTACGCGGTTGACTCCAGCTGGGGCATGACCCCGCAGAGCGGCCTGCCGCAGAGCAATCGCGTCGGCGACTTCGACGTCTTCGCCGCCCTCTATCTCGCCAAGGACCTCGGTCTGGGACTCGGCGAAGTTGAGAAACAGCTTTCCTCCAACGCCGGCCTCAAGGGTATGTCCGGCCTGCCCACCGGTGACGTTCGCGACCTCGTCGAGGCCGCCGCCCAGGGCAACGAGAACGCCCGCACCGCCCTCGCCGTCTTCACCAACGCGATCCGCGGCTACATCGGCCGGTTCCTCGTCACGCTCAACGGCGCCGACGCCATCATCTTCACCGCCGGCATCGGCGAAAACCGTACCGAACTCCGCGAATCCGTCTGCGCCAACCTCGATTTCTGCGGCCTCAAGCTCGACGCGAAACTCAACGCCGCCACCCACGCGACCGAGACGCGCATCTCCACGCCCGACTCGAAGATCGAGGTCTGGGTCGTGCCGACCAACGAGGAGATCGTCATCGCCCGCAACGCCTGGGCCAAACTCCACGGCAAACTCTAG
- a CDS encoding EutN/CcmL family microcompartment protein, with the protein MILARVEGTVVATKKTEKMTGSKFLFVRPLLVDPANPQQFKSGNSTLVAVDELGSGEGDIVLIAQGSSARLGAKDKDTPLDAVVIGIVDTVDVNKQIVYRAH; encoded by the coding sequence ATGATCCTCGCCCGCGTCGAAGGCACCGTCGTCGCCACCAAGAAGACCGAGAAGATGACGGGCTCGAAGTTTCTCTTCGTGCGGCCGCTTCTCGTCGATCCGGCCAACCCGCAGCAGTTCAAGAGCGGCAACAGCACGCTCGTGGCCGTCGATGAGCTCGGCTCCGGCGAGGGCGACATCGTGCTCATCGCCCAGGGGTCCTCCGCGCGCCTCGGCGCCAAGGACAAGGACACCCCGCTCGACGCCGTCGTCATCGGCATCGTCGATACCGTCGATGTGAACAAGCAGATCGTCTACCGCGCGCACTGA
- a CDS encoding BMC domain-containing protein yields the protein MSEAIGLIETRGYVGLVEASDAMVKAANVTLVRNIQIGGALVTTIVKGDVGSVKAAVDAGKEAAQRVGNLVAAHVIARPAAGLVEFFAP from the coding sequence ATGAGTGAAGCCATCGGACTGATTGAAACCCGCGGCTACGTCGGCCTCGTCGAGGCCAGCGACGCCATGGTGAAAGCGGCCAACGTGACTCTGGTGCGTAACATCCAGATCGGCGGGGCGCTCGTCACCACCATCGTGAAAGGCGACGTCGGCAGCGTGAAAGCGGCCGTCGACGCCGGCAAGGAAGCCGCGCAGCGCGTCGGCAACCTCGTTGCCGCCCACGTCATCGCTCGCCCGGCCGCCGGCCTGGTCGAGTTCTTCGCGCCCTGA
- a CDS encoding SufE family protein, producing MRVALAGGVLRPYGPAVPLTRKLKQMVDDLSVIDDPQERLALLVDRARKLPGLPADARIDAHRVTGCVSLVWLVGEVRDGRCFYRCEAESPIVRGLVAFLCEFYSGFTPAEILAVDPDPLEPLGITRNLSPTRRNGLAAARRTIREFAAKYNSPAPATKEHPV from the coding sequence ATGCGTGTCGCTCTTGCCGGTGGGGTGTTGCGCCCCTACGGTCCGGCCGTGCCTCTCACCCGGAAACTGAAGCAGATGGTGGACGACCTCTCTGTGATCGACGACCCCCAGGAGCGACTCGCCCTGCTCGTCGACCGCGCACGCAAGTTACCTGGTCTTCCGGCGGATGCGCGCATCGACGCCCATCGGGTGACCGGCTGCGTTTCGCTCGTCTGGCTCGTCGGCGAAGTCCGCGACGGGCGCTGCTTCTACCGCTGCGAAGCCGAGTCTCCCATCGTCCGCGGGCTCGTCGCCTTCCTGTGCGAGTTCTACAGCGGCTTCACCCCGGCCGAGATTCTCGCGGTCGACCCCGATCCATTGGAACCCCTTGGCATCACGCGCAATCTGTCACCGACCCGCCGCAACGGTCTGGCCGCGGCGCGCCGAACCATCCGCGAGTTCGCCGCTAAGTATAACTCCCCCGCTCCGGCTACGAAGGAACACCCGGTCTGA
- a CDS encoding EutN/CcmL family microcompartment protein has translation MRLARIRGYVTSTVKHPSLERCRLLIAQPVDLEDKPDGSPQIVLDPHGAGIHQKVLICSDGSWVREYLENPRSPTRWWVMGIVDPAPAKAS, from the coding sequence ATGCGCCTCGCTCGTATCCGCGGCTATGTGACCTCGACGGTGAAACACCCGAGCCTCGAGCGTTGCCGCCTGCTGATCGCGCAGCCCGTGGACTTGGAGGACAAGCCCGATGGCAGCCCGCAGATCGTCCTCGATCCGCACGGCGCCGGCATCCACCAGAAGGTCCTGATCTGCTCCGACGGCAGCTGGGTGCGCGAGTACCTCGAGAACCCGCGCAGCCCCACCCGCTGGTGGGTCATGGGCATCGTCGACCCCGCCCCGGCCAAGGCCTCCTGA
- a CDS encoding glycoside hydrolase family 127 protein produces MRSPLGLAMFVLGVAAVSAADYPVQPVPFTEVRLTGGFWQQRQEVNRTVTVPFALQQCEESGRLRNFDLAAETMRRRAAGEKTFQHQPPTIYPFDDTDVYKAIEGAAYVLSMQRDAALEAKLDAWIARVGAAQEPDGYLYTFRTMHPDSPGHKWVGAQRWEKDPELSHELYNCGHMYEAAVAYFQATGKRTFLDIALKNAELLWRDFGDRQRRIAPGHQIVEMGLVKLYRVTGDARWLTLAQIFLEARGPTGPEYNQRHLPVVDQTTAVGHAVRANYMYAGMADVAALTGDQRYLKAITKIWENVVTRKLYLTGGAGALAKGEAYGADYELPHDGYNETCATLALMMWNHRMFLLTGDARYMDVFERAAHNGFISGVSLSGDRFFYPNPLEYDGEKQNNHGHAGRAPWFGCACCPPNLMRTLASLTGSFYATRGAELFVNVYAASEGTATVAGTKVTLTQATDYPWNGAVKLTVAPETPATFTLRLRVPGWAQGQPQPSDLYVYADTQPAPTWTVRVAGAPVKPELQNGYVTVSREWRAGDVVELNFPMPVHRVRGHEKIAATQGRVAFERGPIVYCVEDVDRAHPLEALVVPATVTMAPESRPKLLGGVTVLTLDGATQQGHPVGPLTAIPYFAWNNRGLAPMAVWLRTAADPR; encoded by the coding sequence ATGCGTTCCCCCCTTGGCCTTGCGATGTTCGTTCTTGGTGTCGCGGCGGTTTCAGCCGCGGATTATCCCGTCCAGCCCGTGCCCTTCACGGAGGTCCGCCTTACGGGCGGGTTCTGGCAGCAGCGGCAGGAGGTAAACCGCACCGTGACGGTGCCGTTCGCGCTGCAGCAGTGCGAGGAGTCCGGGCGGCTGCGGAATTTCGATCTCGCGGCCGAGACGATGCGGCGCCGCGCGGCGGGCGAGAAGACCTTCCAGCACCAGCCACCGACGATCTATCCGTTCGACGACACCGACGTGTACAAGGCGATTGAAGGCGCGGCGTACGTGCTCAGCATGCAGCGCGACGCGGCGCTGGAGGCGAAGCTCGATGCTTGGATCGCGCGCGTCGGCGCGGCGCAGGAGCCGGACGGTTACCTGTATACGTTTCGGACGATGCATCCCGACTCGCCTGGGCACAAATGGGTCGGGGCGCAGCGCTGGGAGAAGGATCCGGAGCTGAGCCACGAACTCTACAACTGCGGCCACATGTACGAGGCGGCGGTGGCGTACTTCCAGGCGACCGGCAAGCGCACGTTCCTGGACATCGCGTTGAAGAACGCGGAGCTGCTCTGGCGGGACTTTGGCGACCGTCAGCGGCGGATCGCGCCGGGGCATCAGATCGTGGAAATGGGGCTCGTGAAGCTGTATCGGGTGACTGGTGACGCGCGCTGGCTGACGCTGGCGCAGATATTCCTCGAGGCGCGCGGGCCGACCGGGCCGGAGTACAACCAGCGGCATCTGCCGGTGGTCGACCAGACCACGGCCGTCGGGCATGCGGTGCGCGCGAACTACATGTACGCCGGGATGGCGGACGTTGCGGCGCTGACGGGCGACCAGCGCTACCTCAAAGCGATCACGAAGATCTGGGAGAACGTCGTGACCAGGAAGCTGTACCTGACCGGCGGCGCCGGGGCGCTGGCCAAGGGCGAGGCGTACGGGGCCGACTACGAGCTGCCGCACGACGGGTACAATGAGACCTGCGCGACGCTGGCGCTCATGATGTGGAATCACCGGATGTTCCTGCTGACGGGCGACGCCCGGTACATGGACGTATTCGAGCGCGCGGCGCACAACGGCTTCATCAGCGGCGTGTCGCTCTCGGGCGACCGGTTCTTCTATCCCAACCCGCTCGAGTACGACGGCGAGAAGCAGAACAACCACGGCCATGCCGGCCGGGCCCCGTGGTTTGGCTGCGCATGCTGCCCGCCGAACCTCATGCGCACGCTGGCCTCGCTCACCGGCAGTTTCTACGCGACGCGGGGGGCCGAACTCTTTGTGAACGTATATGCCGCGAGCGAGGGTACGGCGACGGTGGCGGGGACCAAGGTGACGCTCACGCAGGCGACGGACTATCCCTGGAACGGCGCGGTGAAACTGACCGTGGCGCCGGAAACTCCGGCGACCTTCACGCTGCGGCTGCGGGTGCCGGGCTGGGCGCAGGGCCAGCCGCAGCCATCGGACCTGTATGTGTACGCGGATACGCAGCCCGCGCCCACTTGGACCGTGCGCGTGGCGGGAGCGCCCGTGAAGCCCGAGTTGCAGAACGGCTACGTCACGGTGTCCCGCGAGTGGCGGGCCGGCGATGTCGTCGAACTGAATTTCCCGATGCCGGTGCACCGGGTGCGCGGCCATGAGAAAATTGCGGCCACGCAGGGCCGAGTGGCCTTCGAGCGCGGACCGATCGTGTATTGCGTGGAGGACGTCGACCGCGCGCATCCGCTGGAGGCGCTGGTCGTGCCGGCAACCGTCACGATGGCGCCGGAGTCACGGCCGAAGCTCCTCGGCGGCGTGACCGTGCTTACGCTCGACGGCGCCACGCAGCAGGGCCACCCGGTGGGCCCCCTCACGGCGATCCCGTACTTCGCCTGGAACAACCGCGGCCTCGCCCCGATGGCGGTCTGGCTGCGCACCGCCGCAGACCCGCGCTGA
- a CDS encoding EutN/CcmL family microcompartment protein codes for MRIANVIGRVTLSVRHHSLRGERLLVVLPWSAKTGATGKDHEYSIVAYDDLGAAPGDKVALSESTEATRPFDRPTPCDAYVAAILDDIFYQAEDPHAV; via the coding sequence ATGCGCATCGCCAACGTCATCGGCCGCGTCACCCTCTCCGTCCGCCACCACTCGCTCCGGGGCGAGCGACTGCTCGTGGTGCTGCCGTGGAGCGCCAAGACCGGCGCCACCGGCAAAGACCACGAGTACTCGATCGTGGCCTACGACGATCTCGGCGCCGCCCCCGGTGACAAGGTCGCCCTCAGCGAAAGCACCGAGGCGACGCGCCCCTTCGACCGACCCACGCCCTGCGACGCCTACGTGGCCGCCATTCTCGACGACATTTTCTACCAGGCCGAGGACCCGCACGCGGTCTGA
- a CDS encoding BMC domain-containing protein, producing the protein MQQAIGMIETRGLIALVEATDAMLKSANVELVGPMTQVGNAMVTVVVTGDVAAVKAATEAGRTAAQSLGEVVSVSVIARPHNELATVLPKAPVAKK; encoded by the coding sequence ATGCAACAAGCCATCGGAATGATCGAAACCCGCGGCCTCATCGCTCTCGTCGAGGCGACCGACGCCATGCTCAAGTCCGCCAACGTCGAGCTCGTCGGGCCCATGACGCAGGTCGGCAACGCCATGGTGACCGTCGTGGTCACCGGCGACGTCGCCGCCGTCAAGGCCGCCACTGAGGCTGGCCGCACCGCCGCCCAGTCCCTCGGCGAAGTCGTCTCCGTCAGCGTGATCGCCCGCCCGCACAACGAGCTGGCCACCGTGCTGCCGAAGGCCCCCGTCGCGAAGAAATAA
- a CDS encoding aldehyde dehydrogenase family protein translates to MVDQQQLIARVVSEVLTRLQQQQAVVQNGESGFGVYEKMEDAIAAAQKSFLKLREDGVTARKKAIGAIRRMCAQNAKAWGELEFAETKIGALSAKIEKLRICADLVPGVEMLERTAFSGDFGLTVIDFAPWGVIGAITPATHSVPTLTGNAINMIAAGNAVVYNTHPAACQVAAVAIRAYNQAIYQETGIPDLLTTVTKPTLQTFDILCKSSDVKLLCVTGGPAVVAAAMKTGKRAVCAGPGNPPVVVDETADLDRAARCIIQGAAYDNNLLCIGEKEVFVVASVADAFIAALKRAGAVQLNSQQIDALAKKAFSIPEGKSATTCGHLPVNRDLVGRDAAVLAKAIGLDVAPATQLLFGETEENHVFVQEEQMMPFLPIVRVKDVDAAIAASIKAEHGYRHTAIMHSQNISNLTKFAQAADTTLFIKNGPSMTGLGLGGEGFLSYSIATPTGEGVTTPMTFTRSRRCVMVEGLNLY, encoded by the coding sequence ATGGTCGACCAACAACAACTTATCGCCCGCGTCGTCAGCGAGGTCCTCACCCGTCTCCAACAGCAGCAGGCTGTCGTGCAGAACGGCGAGAGCGGCTTCGGCGTCTATGAGAAAATGGAGGACGCCATCGCCGCCGCCCAGAAGTCCTTCCTCAAGCTGCGCGAGGACGGCGTCACCGCCCGCAAGAAGGCCATCGGCGCCATCCGCCGGATGTGCGCCCAGAACGCCAAGGCCTGGGGCGAACTCGAGTTCGCCGAGACCAAGATCGGCGCCCTGTCCGCCAAGATCGAAAAGCTCCGCATCTGCGCCGACCTCGTCCCCGGCGTCGAAATGCTCGAGCGCACCGCCTTCAGCGGCGACTTCGGCCTCACCGTCATCGACTTCGCCCCGTGGGGCGTCATCGGCGCCATCACGCCGGCCACGCACAGCGTCCCGACGCTCACCGGCAACGCGATCAACATGATCGCCGCCGGCAACGCCGTCGTCTACAACACGCACCCCGCCGCCTGCCAGGTCGCCGCCGTCGCCATCCGCGCCTACAACCAGGCCATCTACCAGGAGACCGGCATTCCCGACCTCCTCACCACGGTCACCAAGCCGACGCTCCAGACCTTCGACATCCTCTGCAAGAGCTCCGACGTGAAGCTCCTCTGCGTCACCGGCGGCCCCGCCGTCGTCGCCGCCGCCATGAAGACCGGCAAGCGCGCCGTCTGCGCCGGCCCGGGCAACCCGCCCGTCGTCGTCGATGAGACCGCCGACCTCGATCGCGCCGCCCGCTGCATCATCCAGGGCGCCGCCTACGACAACAACCTGCTCTGCATCGGCGAAAAGGAAGTGTTCGTCGTCGCCTCCGTGGCCGACGCCTTCATCGCCGCCCTCAAGCGCGCCGGCGCCGTCCAGCTCAACTCCCAGCAGATCGACGCCCTCGCCAAGAAGGCGTTCAGCATCCCCGAGGGGAAGAGCGCCACGACCTGCGGCCACCTTCCGGTCAACCGCGACCTCGTCGGCCGCGACGCCGCCGTCCTCGCCAAGGCCATCGGCCTCGATGTCGCCCCGGCCACCCAGCTCCTCTTCGGCGAAACCGAGGAAAACCACGTGTTCGTCCAGGAAGAGCAAATGATGCCCTTCCTTCCGATCGTCCGCGTGAAGGACGTCGATGCCGCCATCGCCGCCTCCATCAAGGCCGAGCACGGCTATCGCCACACGGCGATCATGCATAGCCAGAACATCAGCAACCTCACCAAGTTCGCCCAGGCGGCCGACACGACCCTCTTCATCAAGAACGGCCCGTCGATGACCGGCCTCGGCCTCGGCGGCGAAGGCTTCCTCTCCTACTCGATCGCCACGCCGACCGGCGAGGGCGTCACCACCCCCATGACCTTCACCCGCTCCCGCCGGTGCGTCATGGTGGAAGGACTCAACTTGTATTAA
- a CDS encoding TatD family hydrolase has protein sequence MPAFVDAHNHLQDAWLAPHREQVLADLAALPLHAAVVNGTCEGDWADVAALARAHAFVRPSYGLHPWNVGNATPEWREALEARLLAAPHAAIGEIGLDRWILNRARPDDPRLAGLRRASLDEQVDALHWQLDLAARLDRPVTIHCLDAWGALAEIVRDGFMPERGFLLHAYGGSPELADEFAAAGAYFSFNGSFLAERQAARRAVFAELPADRLLAETDAPAMPLPADHCTHTLPGLADGSTINHPANIGAVYEGLAQLRQCSVASLAEQLESNFRHLFGGQ, from the coding sequence GTGCCCGCGTTCGTCGACGCTCATAATCACCTGCAGGATGCGTGGCTCGCACCTCATCGCGAACAGGTGCTCGCCGACCTCGCTGCCCTGCCGTTGCACGCCGCCGTCGTGAACGGCACCTGCGAGGGCGACTGGGCCGATGTCGCCGCGCTCGCCAGAGCGCACGCGTTCGTCCGCCCAAGCTATGGGCTGCACCCGTGGAACGTCGGCAACGCCACGCCTGAATGGCGCGAAGCCCTCGAGGCCCGCCTCCTCGCCGCGCCCCACGCCGCGATCGGCGAGATCGGACTCGACCGCTGGATTCTCAATCGCGCCCGCCCGGACGATCCCAGGCTCGCCGGCCTCCGGCGCGCCTCGCTCGACGAGCAGGTCGACGCGCTGCATTGGCAACTCGACCTCGCCGCCCGGCTCGATCGCCCGGTGACCATCCATTGCCTCGACGCCTGGGGTGCCCTCGCGGAGATCGTCCGCGACGGGTTCATGCCCGAGCGCGGCTTCCTCCTGCACGCCTACGGCGGCTCCCCCGAACTCGCCGACGAGTTCGCCGCCGCTGGCGCCTACTTCTCCTTCAACGGCTCCTTCCTCGCGGAACGTCAGGCCGCGCGCCGCGCCGTCTTTGCCGAACTCCCGGCCGACCGTCTCCTGGCCGAGACCGACGCGCCCGCCATGCCACTTCCTGCCGACCATTGCACCCACACCTTGCCGGGCCTCGCCGACGGCAGCACCATCAATCACCCGGCGAACATTGGCGCTGTTTACGAAGGCCTTGCCCAACTTCGTCAGTGCTCCGTCGCCTCCCTGGCCGAGCAACTCGAGTCCAACTTCCGTCACCTCTTCGGCGGCCAGTGA
- a CDS encoding DeoR/GlpR family DNA-binding transcription regulator: MRVPRHIVDARRRRLAELLQRHRYIVLADLCKEFGVSEATMRRDLAHLEERHLVTRTYGGALADFNLRFPSFRQRRNVATEAKHGIARQSLALLRPEMTVFFDNGTTVFALTEALRQSPIRPLTCVTGNLPVADLLSEVDGLDVHLLGGQFLRRQSVLLGEAACRAAEQWTFDIAFLSAEGMTREGLWNSDAAVVALQRAVAARARTTIALLDASKLGRSAPQFFCGWDALSGLLTDTSAATLSSVGIPADLADANRIAAQVLARTSAAATAPAASDDDEPDESSSLTLPTSLL; this comes from the coding sequence ATGCGTGTGCCCCGTCATATCGTTGATGCCCGCCGGCGCCGTCTCGCCGAGTTGCTGCAACGGCACCGCTACATTGTGCTGGCGGATTTATGCAAGGAGTTCGGCGTATCGGAGGCCACCATGCGCCGCGACCTCGCGCACCTTGAGGAACGCCACCTCGTCACCCGCACCTACGGCGGTGCGCTGGCTGACTTCAACCTCCGCTTCCCGTCCTTCCGTCAGCGCCGCAATGTCGCCACCGAGGCGAAGCACGGGATCGCCCGTCAGTCGCTCGCCCTCCTCCGGCCGGAGATGACCGTCTTCTTCGACAACGGCACCACCGTCTTCGCGCTCACCGAGGCCCTGCGCCAGTCCCCCATCCGGCCGCTCACGTGCGTCACCGGCAACCTGCCCGTCGCTGACCTCCTCTCCGAGGTCGATGGCCTCGATGTTCACCTCCTGGGCGGACAGTTCCTCCGCCGCCAGTCCGTCCTCCTCGGTGAGGCCGCCTGCCGCGCGGCGGAACAGTGGACCTTCGACATCGCCTTCCTCAGCGCCGAGGGCATGACCCGCGAGGGACTTTGGAACTCCGACGCCGCCGTCGTCGCCCTCCAACGCGCCGTCGCCGCTCGCGCCCGCACCACCATCGCCCTCCTCGACGCCAGCAAGCTCGGCCGCTCCGCCCCGCAGTTCTTCTGCGGCTGGGACGCCCTCTCGGGGCTCCTCACCGACACCTCCGCCGCAACCCTCTCCTCGGTGGGTATCCCGGCCGATTTGGCGGACGCCAATCGTATCGCCGCCCAAGTTCTCGCCCGCACCTCCGCCGCTGCAACCGCGCCCGCCGCAAGCGACGACGATGAACCGGATGAGAGTTCGAGCTTGACGCTCCCCACCTCCCTTTTATGA
- a CDS encoding BMC domain-containing protein, with translation MPGQALGMVETKGLVAQFEATDAMLKAANVELIGWEKVGSGNVATFIRGDVAAVKAATEAGATAAASIGEVVAVHVIPRPHEDLASLGKFLGKAAAPAGK, from the coding sequence ATGCCTGGACAAGCCCTCGGAATGGTTGAAACCAAAGGCCTCGTCGCGCAGTTCGAAGCGACCGATGCCATGCTCAAGGCCGCCAACGTCGAGTTGATCGGCTGGGAAAAGGTCGGCTCCGGCAATGTCGCCACCTTCATCCGCGGCGACGTCGCCGCCGTGAAGGCCGCCACCGAAGCCGGCGCCACCGCCGCCGCCTCGATCGGCGAGGTCGTCGCCGTGCACGTCATCCCGCGCCCGCACGAGGATCTCGCCTCGCTCGGCAAGTTCCTCGGCAAGGCCGCCGCGCCCGCCGGGAAATAA
- the pduL gene encoding phosphate propanoyltransferase, whose translation MSAPALSRSLVESLVRQTLFTQIGREFQAATQPPTLVVNSSARHMHVTQENLEILFGKGYQLQVHKWLYQEGQFASTATVTLVGPRDRIIPQLRILGPCRNLTQIELAYTDSVYLGLPVPVRSSGDIKGTTGGVVIGPKGVVEMKEGIIRAARHVHMSPKDAAFYGVKAGEYMTMVVEAEKCTTRFDDMLVRVDPTFKLEVHIDTDEANACDLAHARRCELIRNPKA comes from the coding sequence ATGTCCGCTCCTGCCCTGAGCCGCTCCCTGGTCGAGTCCCTCGTCCGTCAGACGTTGTTCACGCAGATTGGCCGCGAGTTTCAGGCGGCCACGCAGCCGCCCACGCTGGTGGTAAACAGTTCGGCGCGCCACATGCACGTGACGCAGGAGAACCTCGAGATCCTTTTCGGCAAAGGCTACCAGCTGCAGGTGCACAAGTGGCTGTATCAGGAAGGCCAGTTCGCCTCCACCGCCACCGTCACGCTCGTTGGCCCGCGCGACCGCATCATCCCGCAGCTCCGCATCCTTGGCCCGTGCCGCAACCTCACCCAGATCGAGCTGGCCTACACCGACTCCGTCTACCTCGGCCTGCCCGTGCCGGTGCGCTCCTCCGGTGACATCAAGGGCACGACCGGCGGCGTGGTCATCGGCCCCAAGGGCGTCGTCGAAATGAAGGAGGGCATCATCCGCGCCGCGCGCCACGTGCACATGTCGCCCAAGGATGCCGCGTTCTACGGCGTGAAGGCTGGCGAGTACATGACCATGGTCGTCGAGGCCGAGAAGTGCACGACGCGGTTCGACGACATGCTCGTGCGCGTCGACCCCACCTTTAAACTCGAGGTGCACATCGACACCGACGAGGCCAACGCCTGCGACCTTGCGCACGCCCGCCGTTGCGAACTGATCCGCAACCCGAAGGCCTGA